GGGTCCGCAACGAAAGGACCGAAAAACTCGTACAGCGTACCAGAAGCTGGAGGCATTTCGTGCGTATCAGTCATGCTCGCTCCTTTCATTCTTTTTTCTAGTTTTCTTCTAACAGGCGGCGTAGAATGGCAATTTTTTCAATGCTCCTCGCCATAATCAGCTTGCCAATgaccatcatcatcaatcggtatgttttttttttggaCCCTGTGCTCAAGTAGTAACCTACTGAGATTATTTGAACTATCGCACAGCGCGATCATCACCCCTTACAAACTTCCAAACTCAGCTAAGGGATCGTTGCGCATCCTGTTAACTCCCCTCGAACTGTCAAAACCTTATATGTTATATATGACTCCCGGTCTCTTGGCCACTACATTGACCCATGTTGTGTGTGCCACGCTGTTAGCGAGGACGATGCGCATTTTTTTCCTGGGTATCTCCTCTGTGACTGACGATGAGACAGTAAGGAATATCGCTTGGTGGCGCTGGTTCCTCTACCTCGCCTGGCAATGCCTATCTACCCTTTGGTTCACCCCTCTTGAGGTCATCGCCACGAGGCTATCGGTGCAGCCAAACAACTCTAGTGATGCTTTGTCTactgaagaagaagctccTGAAGACATCTCTTTCTGTGGAGCAGGCGAAGATGTGATTGGTTTGCGACCCTCCACTGAGCCGTATTTAGGGATGGTTGATTGTGCAAGAAAAATCatcgaagaagagggatgGGCAAGTCTCTACCGCGGATTTTTGTTCACCATGCTTGGAAGCGTTTTCGGCAGCACTATGTAAAATGTAATATCCGATTCCCTAAAGCAAACATCAACTATGCATGTTCTATCGATAAAACTGGTCCCACTCTACTGTATTTGTACATAAAACCCAACAATGAAGA
This DNA window, taken from Cryptococcus gattii WM276 chromosome C, complete sequence, encodes the following:
- a CDS encoding Hypothetical Protein (Similar to TIGR gene model, INSD accession AAW42628.1), which gives rise to MFDVIFTFFLAIAILAVALALSVAITLPFAGALVRWRANYNPLAVGLDQESRVGPTLTSLFGTMKRIKRLEGWQGLWKGMYPTLLYSTLLSVLSIIFVGGSATKGPKNSYSVPEAGGISMAIFSMLLAIISLPMTIIINRAIITPYKLPNSAKGSLRILLTPLELSKPYMLYMTPGLLATTLTHVVCATLLARTMRIFFLGISSVTDDETVRNIAWWRWFLYLAWQCLSTLWFTPLEVIATRLSVQPNNSSDALSTEEEAPEDISFCGAGEDVIGLRPSTEPYLGMVDCARKIIEEEGWASLYRGFLFTMLGSVFGSTM